The proteins below come from a single Rosa rugosa chromosome 2, drRosRugo1.1, whole genome shotgun sequence genomic window:
- the LOC133734333 gene encoding homeobox-leucine zipper protein ATHB-52-like translates to MDFFQTPSNKNQFHHKKKRLTQDQVKLLERSFSSDNKLEPDRKLLLAKQLGIPARQVAIWYQNKRARWKTQSLELGYKAIQVQLETALAEKRKLEKDVERLKGELNSAHELLLALNNQRQVGGDNHPVVCSVFSASCDQEGAASSSLQLGDHVVNHEVKEFEELYACLIGM, encoded by the coding sequence ATGGATTTTTTCCAAACCCCAAGCAACAAGAACCAATTCCATCacaagaaaaagaggctaaccCAAGACCAAGTGAAGCTTCTGGAGAGAAGCTTCAGCTCCGACAACAAGCTCGAGCCAGACCGCAAGCTCCTGCTGGCCAAACAGCTCGGAATCCCGGCCAGACAGGTTGCCATTTGGTACCAAAACAAGCGAGCGCGGTGGAAGACGCAGAGCCTCGAGCTCGGCTACAAAGCGATTCAAGTGCAGCTGGAGACTGCATTAGCGGAAAAGAGGAAACTGGAGAAAGATGTTGAGAGGCTTAAAGGAGAGTTAAACAGTGCTCATGAACTGTTGTTGGCTTTGAATAACCAAAGACAAGTAGGTGGTGATAATCATCCTGTGGTTTGCTCAGTGTTTTCAGCTTCTTGTGATCAAGAGGGTGCTGCTAGCTCTAGTTTGCAGCTTGGGGATCATGTGGTTAATCATGAGGTTAAGGAGTTTGAGGAGCTCTATGCTTGTTTGATTGGCATGTAG